The following are encoded in a window of Geobacter metallireducens GS-15 genomic DNA:
- a CDS encoding ABC transporter ATP-binding protein, giving the protein MLKIKNINTFYGKVHALKNISIHLKQGEIVTLIGANGAGKTTILNSISAVTPPATGQIHFDDQDIAGLGPDRIVKLGICQVPEGRQVFKPLSVEDNLDLGAYLRYRGREGRSAIRKDLDDMYALFPRLHERRKQAAGTLSGGEQQMLAMGRALMARPKLLLLDEPSMGLAPLVVQEIFRVIEQLRSERGTTVLLVEQNAKAALKMADRGYVLETGKVVLEGIASELLENKEVQRAYLGKDKKEIWER; this is encoded by the coding sequence ATGCTGAAAATCAAGAACATCAACACCTTCTACGGCAAGGTTCACGCCCTCAAAAACATCTCGATTCACCTGAAGCAGGGAGAGATTGTCACGCTGATCGGCGCCAACGGCGCGGGCAAGACGACAATCCTCAATTCCATCTCCGCCGTGACACCACCGGCCACCGGGCAGATTCATTTTGACGACCAAGATATTGCTGGCCTCGGACCCGACAGGATCGTGAAGCTTGGCATCTGCCAGGTTCCCGAAGGGAGGCAGGTCTTTAAACCCCTCTCCGTGGAGGACAATCTGGACCTGGGAGCCTATCTCCGCTACCGGGGGAGGGAAGGGCGGAGCGCCATCCGCAAGGACCTGGACGACATGTATGCCCTCTTTCCCCGGCTCCACGAGCGGCGCAAGCAGGCTGCCGGAACTCTTTCCGGCGGCGAGCAGCAGATGCTGGCCATGGGGAGGGCACTCATGGCGCGGCCCAAACTCCTCCTGCTCGATGAGCCTTCAATGGGACTTGCTCCCCTTGTGGTTCAGGAGATTTTTCGGGTCATCGAGCAGCTCCGAAGCGAGCGGGGGACCACCGTGCTCCTCGTGGAGCAGAACGCCAAGGCGGCCCTCAAGATGGCAGACCGGGGGTATGTGCTTGAAACAGGTAAAGTAGTGCTTGAAGGAATTGCCTCTGAGTTGTTGGAAAACAAGGAGGTTCAGAGGGCTTACCTCGGGAAAGACAAGAAGGAAATCTGGGAAAGATAG
- a CDS encoding molybdopterin-containing oxidoreductase family protein, with the protein MKRRTFLQLGTVIAAGAVLDGCRSKNEQLIPYLIPPDEGITPGKGTYYASSCNACPAGCGILVRVSEGRAKKIEGNPEHPINRGKLCARGQAVVQELYHPDRVPHPLKRNGPRGSGAFTRISWQEGIGLLTDRLKALQREQSTNGLALLTPHLRGTLAELTGRFMRTFGSTNHVSYELLTPDLLRIAARRSFGQPTLPYYDIAETRYLLSFGADFVDSHLSPVKYGSAFGEMRQGRDTVRGHFTYVGGRMSLTAASADRWMPAKPGSEGTLALGIARLILAESLYDSGALAMNGLEAKKLLAALDRYDLPRVAQLSGLPQGAIAEVAREFASTRPALALAGEMVAFQSNGPESVRAVHLLNLLVGSLNRPGGIYPDAGSPSGPENSFAELIALIETMRGGHVKVAMIHGDPLYSVPPATGFHDALAKVPFIVSFSSLLDDTALHADLVLPDHAALESWGDVIPVAGTREPLVGLMQPVVEPLFDTRQFPEVLLATAHELGGRMAAALPDESYLELLKGAVRKQAGFGAGVDFEAAWVDLLQHGGLFKTKSVQPTGYRWSSDAPPPLPEDPDFAGDQKTYPFHLIAYPATAFYDGRGAPYPWLQQLPDPMTTVVWGSWVEINPETAAEHGIGFGDLVEVSSPQGTLRLPAVVYPGIRPDMVAIPLGQGHRGMGRYAQGQGVNPLALVARQGTKQQPAWNATRVRITRISGNGELVTAGHPQGSLRSELVEI; encoded by the coding sequence ATGAAACGGAGAACGTTTTTACAGCTTGGTACAGTAATAGCTGCCGGCGCCGTACTGGATGGATGCCGGTCAAAAAATGAGCAGCTCATCCCCTATCTCATTCCGCCGGATGAGGGGATAACTCCCGGCAAAGGTACTTATTATGCCAGCTCCTGCAATGCATGTCCTGCCGGCTGCGGCATCCTAGTCCGAGTGTCCGAGGGACGGGCAAAGAAGATTGAGGGAAACCCGGAACATCCCATCAATAGAGGGAAACTCTGCGCCCGGGGGCAGGCCGTTGTTCAGGAACTTTACCATCCCGACCGCGTGCCTCATCCCCTCAAACGGAATGGCCCCCGTGGTTCCGGTGCCTTCACGCGGATTTCCTGGCAAGAGGGTATTGGGCTGCTCACGGATAGGCTCAAAGCTTTGCAGCGGGAACAGAGCACTAATGGCCTGGCTCTGCTGACGCCTCATTTGCGGGGTACCCTGGCGGAACTCACGGGTCGCTTCATGCGCACGTTCGGCTCGACCAACCACGTCTCCTATGAGTTGCTCACCCCCGACTTGCTTCGGATTGCTGCCCGTCGTAGCTTCGGGCAGCCTACCCTTCCCTATTACGACATCGCCGAAACGCGCTATCTGCTCAGTTTCGGGGCTGATTTTGTGGACTCTCACCTGTCGCCGGTCAAGTATGGTTCCGCCTTTGGTGAGATGCGCCAGGGCCGTGACACGGTTCGCGGGCATTTCACCTATGTGGGGGGGCGCATGTCACTGACTGCCGCCTCGGCCGACCGCTGGATGCCTGCCAAGCCGGGGAGCGAAGGAACCCTGGCCCTTGGCATTGCACGCCTGATTCTGGCCGAGTCGCTTTACGACAGCGGAGCACTCGCGATGAACGGGCTTGAGGCAAAGAAACTGCTGGCCGCGCTGGACAGATACGATCTCCCCCGAGTGGCGCAGCTCTCCGGTCTGCCGCAAGGAGCGATCGCTGAGGTGGCACGGGAGTTTGCCTCGACCCGTCCCGCACTCGCTCTGGCCGGGGAGATGGTTGCCTTTCAGAGCAACGGCCCTGAATCGGTCCGTGCGGTCCACCTGCTCAATCTCCTGGTGGGAAGCCTGAATCGGCCGGGTGGGATCTACCCCGATGCAGGGTCCCCATCCGGACCGGAAAATTCCTTTGCCGAACTCATCGCTCTTATCGAGACGATGCGCGGCGGCCACGTGAAGGTGGCCATGATTCATGGCGATCCGCTCTATTCCGTTCCTCCGGCGACTGGGTTTCACGACGCACTGGCAAAGGTTCCGTTCATCGTCAGCTTTTCCTCGCTGCTCGACGATACCGCCCTGCACGCGGACTTGGTCCTTCCGGACCACGCCGCCCTGGAAAGCTGGGGAGACGTGATACCGGTCGCCGGCACCCGGGAACCGCTGGTGGGGCTTATGCAGCCGGTTGTGGAGCCTTTGTTCGATACCCGCCAGTTCCCCGAAGTGTTGCTGGCTACTGCCCATGAGCTGGGAGGCCGGATGGCTGCAGCATTACCGGACGAGTCGTACCTGGAGTTGCTGAAGGGAGCGGTCAGGAAGCAAGCCGGATTTGGGGCCGGCGTGGATTTCGAAGCGGCGTGGGTCGACCTGCTTCAGCACGGAGGGCTCTTTAAAACCAAGAGTGTCCAGCCCACCGGTTATCGATGGTCCTCGGACGCACCACCGCCATTGCCCGAGGACCCGGACTTTGCCGGGGACCAGAAGACGTACCCATTCCATCTGATTGCCTACCCTGCCACCGCCTTTTATGACGGCCGCGGTGCACCGTATCCCTGGCTGCAGCAACTCCCGGACCCGATGACCACCGTCGTTTGGGGAAGTTGGGTGGAGATCAACCCCGAGACCGCAGCCGAGCACGGGATCGGCTTTGGCGATCTGGTGGAGGTCTCATCGCCCCAGGGCACACTCCGTCTGCCGGCCGTCGTTTATCCCGGAATCCGTCCGGACATGGTGGCGATCCCCTTGGGGCAGGGGCATCGGGGGATGGGACGCTATGCCCAGGGGCAAGGGGTAAATCCTCTCGCGCTGGTGGCACGGCAAGGGACGAAACAGCAGCCTGCCTGGAATGCTACCCGGGTGCGGATAACCAGAATCTCAGGGAATGGGGAACTGGTTACGGCAGGACATCCCCAGGGAAGCCTCCGGAGCGAGTTGGTCGAGATATAG
- a CDS encoding quinol:electron acceptor oxidoreductase subunit ActD: protein MEVLGIFSDKESAGVAVEHLIKEGFVERQITSLTSVAYPDGVLVRTEQRTWFRWFTLACGIAGAGAGFLLAAGTAWLYPVKTGDKPIIAFYPTGIVTYELTMLFALAGTIIGMFLEMGLPSLRKRVYDPLIAEGYIGISVSIHSGGVAVACEADVSPRECIGTVAALPSDEQVSRAEELMKAAGAVRIIAEDRI from the coding sequence ATGGAAGTCCTCGGGATTTTCAGCGACAAGGAGAGCGCAGGGGTAGCCGTTGAGCACCTGATCAAAGAAGGGTTCGTCGAAAGGCAAATCACCTCTCTCACGTCGGTTGCCTATCCTGACGGCGTGCTTGTGAGGACAGAACAGCGTACCTGGTTCCGTTGGTTCACCCTGGCCTGCGGCATAGCCGGCGCCGGCGCCGGTTTCCTTCTTGCGGCAGGCACTGCTTGGCTCTATCCGGTTAAGACCGGCGACAAGCCCATTATCGCCTTTTACCCGACCGGCATCGTCACCTACGAGCTCACCATGCTTTTTGCACTTGCAGGAACCATCATCGGGATGTTTCTGGAAATGGGCCTCCCTTCGTTACGAAAACGCGTTTACGATCCTCTCATAGCCGAGGGGTACATTGGCATCAGCGTTTCCATACATTCCGGAGGCGTGGCCGTAGCCTGCGAAGCGGACGTGTCGCCCCGCGAGTGTATTGGCACGGTTGCGGCTCTTCCCTCCGACGAGCAGGTGAGTCGGGCTGAGGAACTCATGAAGGCGGCCGGAGCCGTCAGGATCATTGCCGAGGATAGGATATGA
- a CDS encoding branched-chain amino acid ABC transporter permease, producing MTKLRSFLKHEMVKFILFTILILFLPLAFKGGYLLNVFVFVGIHTLLAVALNLLLGYAGQISLGHAAFFGLGAYASGILTATHGQNPWLAMAVVAAAVGTLAFIIGFPILKLKGHYLAMATLGFGIIVYIAFNEAVELTGGPSGFSGIPNLSLGGFSFDTDFKNYYLIWGMTLVTILLSLNLVNSRIGRGLKAIHDSEVAARVMGVNVRFLKVQIFALSAVISSIAGSLYAHTMTFVSPTSFGFNFSVELVTMVIIGGLGSIYGSFLGAALLTFLPEILRAFQDYDIVVYGLLLIFMTLFMPGGLVRGIPALVGQIVSRAGAGSKADA from the coding sequence ATGACGAAATTGAGATCATTCCTGAAACATGAAATGGTGAAGTTCATCCTGTTCACCATCCTGATCCTCTTCCTTCCCTTGGCGTTCAAGGGAGGGTATCTCCTCAACGTTTTTGTCTTTGTAGGGATCCACACCCTCCTTGCCGTGGCGTTGAACCTGCTTCTTGGGTACGCGGGGCAGATTTCCCTGGGGCATGCCGCCTTTTTCGGGCTCGGCGCCTATGCTTCGGGGATACTGACCGCAACCCATGGCCAGAACCCCTGGCTTGCCATGGCGGTTGTGGCTGCTGCCGTGGGCACCCTTGCCTTCATCATCGGGTTCCCGATCCTGAAGCTCAAAGGGCACTACCTGGCCATGGCAACCCTTGGCTTCGGCATTATCGTGTACATCGCTTTCAACGAGGCGGTTGAGTTGACAGGTGGCCCTTCCGGGTTTTCGGGAATTCCGAATCTCTCCCTTGGTGGATTTTCCTTCGACACGGATTTCAAGAATTACTACCTCATCTGGGGGATGACGCTGGTGACGATCCTCCTGTCGCTCAATCTGGTCAATTCCCGCATCGGGAGGGGATTGAAGGCGATCCACGATTCCGAGGTGGCTGCACGGGTGATGGGGGTGAACGTACGGTTTCTCAAGGTACAGATTTTTGCCCTGTCGGCGGTAATTTCTTCCATAGCAGGCAGCCTTTACGCCCACACCATGACCTTTGTCTCCCCCACCTCCTTTGGTTTCAATTTTTCGGTGGAACTGGTGACCATGGTAATCATCGGCGGACTCGGGAGCATCTACGGCTCGTTCCTCGGCGCAGCGCTCCTGACATTCCTGCCCGAGATTCTCAGGGCGTTTCAGGATTACGACATCGTGGTCTACGGCCTTCTGCTCATCTTCATGACCCTGTTTATGCCCGGCGGCCTTGTCCGGGGGATTCCGGCGCTCGTGGGCCAGATCGTCTCGCGGGCCGGGGCAGGGAGCAAGGCCGATGCTTGA
- a CDS encoding phenylacetate--CoA ligase family protein → MQIWEPTYECMPREELQQLQLERLQATINRVYKNVTCYRNKFNELGIVPEDIQSLDDLRKLPFTTKEDLRLNYPYGMFAVPLREVVRIHSSSGTTGKPTVVGYTKHDIKVWSNLVARFMTAAGVTLDDVVQVAFGYGLFTGAFGLHYGTETIGASVIPMSSGNTEKQIMIMQDYKTTALVSTPSYAITIADRMEKMGIDPKTLSLKVGLFGGEPWSEAMRKEIESRLFISATDNYGLSEVIGPGIAGDCEHKCGMHIFEDAFIPEIIDPDTGEVLPPGSVGELVLTTLTKEAFPMIRYRTRDITCLDYSPCACGRTMVRMKKTMGRSDDMLIIKGVNVFPSQIEEVLFAIEGCQPHYQIIVDRKGTLDTLEIQIEVIENIFFDEMKRQRAFLEMVEKRIDSRLGVGATVKLVEPNSIPRHEGKAQRVIDRRKL, encoded by the coding sequence ATGCAGATCTGGGAACCAACATACGAATGCATGCCGCGCGAGGAGCTGCAGCAGCTTCAGCTGGAACGGCTCCAGGCAACCATCAACCGCGTATACAAGAATGTCACCTGCTACCGGAACAAGTTCAACGAGCTTGGTATCGTCCCTGAGGACATCCAGTCCCTCGACGACCTCAGGAAACTCCCTTTCACTACCAAGGAGGACTTACGCCTGAACTATCCCTACGGGATGTTCGCCGTGCCGCTCCGGGAGGTCGTGCGGATCCACTCCTCGTCGGGAACCACCGGCAAGCCCACGGTGGTCGGTTACACCAAGCACGACATCAAGGTCTGGTCGAATCTGGTGGCCCGCTTCATGACCGCCGCCGGCGTCACCCTCGACGACGTGGTTCAGGTCGCCTTTGGTTACGGTCTCTTTACGGGCGCTTTTGGCCTCCATTACGGGACTGAAACCATCGGGGCGTCGGTGATTCCCATGAGCTCCGGGAACACCGAAAAGCAGATCATGATCATGCAGGACTACAAGACCACGGCGCTGGTCAGCACCCCCAGCTATGCCATCACCATCGCGGACCGGATGGAAAAGATGGGAATCGATCCCAAGACCCTGTCGCTCAAGGTGGGGCTCTTCGGCGGTGAGCCATGGTCAGAAGCGATGCGGAAGGAAATCGAAAGCAGACTTTTCATCAGTGCTACCGACAATTACGGTCTCTCGGAAGTTATTGGCCCCGGCATTGCCGGCGACTGTGAACACAAGTGCGGCATGCACATCTTCGAGGATGCCTTCATCCCCGAGATCATCGATCCGGATACCGGCGAGGTGTTGCCGCCGGGGAGCGTCGGTGAACTGGTGCTGACCACCCTCACCAAGGAGGCGTTCCCCATGATCCGTTACCGGACCCGGGACATCACGTGCCTCGATTACTCCCCCTGCGCCTGTGGCAGGACCATGGTCCGCATGAAGAAGACCATGGGGCGCAGCGATGATATGCTCATCATCAAGGGGGTCAACGTCTTCCCGTCCCAGATCGAGGAGGTTCTCTTTGCCATCGAAGGGTGCCAACCCCACTACCAGATCATCGTTGACCGCAAGGGGACCCTCGATACCCTGGAGATCCAGATCGAGGTCATCGAAAACATCTTCTTCGACGAGATGAAGCGCCAGCGTGCGTTCCTCGAAATGGTCGAGAAGCGGATCGATTCGAGGCTCGGCGTCGGCGCCACCGTCAAGCTTGTGGAGCCGAACAGTATTCCCCGCCATGAAGGGAAAGCCCAGCGGGTCATTGACCGGCGCAAGCTCTGA
- the nrfD gene encoding NrfD/PsrC family molybdoenzyme membrane anchor subunit, whose protein sequence is MSEPTLPAAKNSSQLNDEMLSSLRTPTWSWYALALFLGAVVAWGLYAFGYMLTTDMSCTGLNRPVMWGVYIVNFVFWIGLSHSGTMVSAILRLSRANWRRPILRAAEAMTVFTVAVGGLFPLIHLGRNWVFFYLIPYPNQRGLWPNFRSALLWDATAIFTYIIGSSLFLYLGMLPDLAVARDRSSGWRFKLYSVLAMGWRGTAREWAIFHQASTLMAALIIPVAVSVHSIVAWDFAVTVIPGWHSTIFPPYFVIGAIHSGIAAVITLMIIIRRVFHLEDYLTPLHFDNMGKLLLVIALLWSYAYFVEVQTTWYAHEPIEWEVFSFMADKYAFLLLLMIFANSVLPIVALCFKRLRRSIGVMLVVSVLINVGMFIERFLIIVPSLSHKNMPFVWGTYRPTWVELSVTAGAFAGFALMYTLFAKCFPMVSVTDVRELEAQKSVVTLGRTRLQSIAEKE, encoded by the coding sequence ATGTCTGAGCCGACACTTCCTGCCGCCAAGAACTCCAGCCAGTTGAATGACGAGATGTTGTCCTCCCTGCGGACCCCCACCTGGAGCTGGTACGCGCTCGCGCTATTCCTCGGGGCCGTGGTGGCGTGGGGACTCTACGCCTTTGGTTACATGCTGACGACCGACATGAGTTGCACCGGCCTGAACAGGCCGGTCATGTGGGGGGTGTACATCGTCAACTTTGTCTTCTGGATCGGGCTTTCCCACTCGGGAACCATGGTTTCTGCAATCCTGCGCCTTTCCAGAGCCAACTGGCGGCGACCGATCCTGCGCGCCGCCGAGGCAATGACCGTCTTTACCGTTGCCGTTGGCGGCCTTTTCCCGCTCATCCACCTGGGCCGCAACTGGGTTTTTTTCTACCTCATCCCCTATCCCAACCAGCGCGGACTGTGGCCGAACTTCCGCTCGGCGCTCCTCTGGGACGCTACGGCAATCTTCACGTACATCATCGGGAGCAGTCTCTTCCTCTATCTCGGAATGCTTCCCGATCTCGCAGTAGCCCGGGACCGCTCGAGTGGTTGGAGATTCAAGCTGTACTCAGTTTTGGCAATGGGGTGGCGAGGGACGGCGCGGGAATGGGCAATCTTTCATCAGGCATCCACCCTGATGGCAGCGTTGATCATCCCGGTGGCCGTTTCGGTGCACTCCATCGTCGCCTGGGACTTCGCCGTTACCGTTATTCCTGGCTGGCATAGCACCATTTTCCCGCCATACTTCGTCATAGGCGCCATCCATTCGGGAATTGCCGCCGTCATTACCCTGATGATCATCATTCGCCGGGTGTTCCACCTGGAGGATTACCTGACGCCGCTTCACTTCGACAACATGGGAAAACTCCTCCTGGTCATCGCACTCCTCTGGTCCTATGCCTATTTCGTCGAGGTCCAGACCACTTGGTACGCCCATGAACCGATTGAGTGGGAAGTCTTTAGTTTCATGGCCGACAAATATGCTTTCCTGCTTCTTTTAATGATTTTCGCCAACTCCGTTCTCCCGATCGTGGCACTCTGCTTCAAGCGGTTGCGTCGCTCAATCGGTGTGATGCTGGTGGTTTCGGTGCTGATCAATGTCGGCATGTTCATCGAGCGCTTCCTGATCATCGTGCCGTCACTCTCCCACAAAAACATGCCGTTCGTCTGGGGAACCTACCGCCCCACCTGGGTGGAACTCTCTGTTACCGCAGGCGCCTTTGCAGGCTTCGCCCTGATGTATACCCTCTTTGCCAAGTGTTTCCCGATGGTGTCGGTAACCGATGTGCGGGAGCTGGAGGCACAAAAGAGCGTGGTCACGCTCGGCCGAACCCGGCTTCAGTCGATCGCGGAAAAGGAGTAG
- a CDS encoding c-type cytochrome, which produces MRRAVKLAILTATPVLMAAIWMDEQPAYKPYQAPVLAPPKGAVPVTGKENVSQEFVEKNPVAPTVESLEQGETLFAINCSLCHGLSSAERGPVGKKLTPHPPGLDHDMVQGLSDSDIFRAITSGFGRMPPFQGKLTVQDRWNLINYLRTRR; this is translated from the coding sequence ATGAGACGTGCGGTGAAACTGGCCATTCTGACGGCAACACCGGTGCTGATGGCAGCAATCTGGATGGATGAGCAACCCGCCTACAAACCATACCAGGCACCGGTCCTGGCTCCGCCCAAGGGTGCTGTTCCCGTCACCGGCAAGGAGAACGTGTCGCAAGAGTTCGTAGAGAAAAATCCCGTTGCGCCGACCGTGGAATCCCTGGAGCAAGGAGAAACGCTTTTCGCCATTAACTGTTCCCTGTGCCATGGCCTAAGCTCGGCGGAGCGCGGCCCGGTCGGCAAGAAACTCACTCCCCACCCACCAGGACTCGATCACGACATGGTGCAGGGATTGTCCGACTCAGATATCTTCAGAGCCATTACCTCGGGTTTCGGCCGAATGCCACCCTTCCAGGGCAAACTCACGGTTCAGGACCGCTGGAACCTGATCAATTACCTGCGAACGCGCAGATAG
- a CDS encoding flavodoxin family protein yields the protein MKILAILASPRGTRGNTGRLLDEVLAGAREAGAETEVLSLSALKVQPCVGCDNCHKTGICPINDDYEGIKEKLLACDGFILASPNYIFSVTAQMKALFDRCNGMIHCMALEGKYAAVVETSGGGEDADVISYMERVINMLGATSAGGIGSPVAGVRTFPDEATLYGKASALGRDLCRCISEKRRFPDQERFHEAFRSRMSGLVDFMKEFWLFERDYWQKKTLAR from the coding sequence ATGAAAATATTGGCGATACTTGCCAGCCCCAGGGGGACGCGAGGAAATACCGGGCGCTTGCTGGATGAAGTCCTTGCCGGAGCAAGAGAGGCCGGGGCAGAGACCGAAGTTCTCTCCCTCTCCGCCCTGAAGGTCCAACCTTGCGTCGGGTGCGACAACTGCCACAAGACGGGCATCTGTCCCATCAATGACGACTACGAAGGCATCAAGGAGAAACTTCTTGCCTGTGACGGGTTCATTCTGGCCAGCCCGAATTACATCTTCAGCGTCACCGCCCAGATGAAGGCCCTCTTTGACCGCTGTAACGGAATGATTCACTGCATGGCCCTGGAGGGTAAATACGCCGCTGTCGTGGAAACCTCCGGAGGAGGCGAGGACGCGGACGTTATTTCTTACATGGAGCGGGTCATTAACATGTTGGGGGCGACTTCTGCGGGCGGAATAGGCTCTCCTGTCGCTGGCGTACGGACGTTCCCCGATGAGGCAACCCTCTATGGGAAGGCCAGCGCCCTCGGCCGTGACCTCTGCCGCTGTATCAGCGAAAAACGAAGATTTCCGGACCAGGAGCGCTTTCATGAGGCATTTCGATCAAGGATGTCCGGCCTCGTAGACTTTATGAAAGAGTTCTGGTTATTCGAACGTGATTACTGGCAGAAGAAGACACTGGCAAGGTAG
- a CDS encoding ABC transporter ATP-binding protein: protein MLEVQGITQRFGGVTALEDVSFRVADGAITGIIGPNGAGKTTLFNIVTGIYTPTCGTVHLQGKNVTRFTPERLASLGMVRTFQNIELFGRMTVLENVMVGLHTKGKSGIIASSLRLPWQVAEERRFRERALHWLEFTGITDLADHEAGSLPFGKGRLLEIARAMALEPKVILMDEPAAGLNSRETLELARLIQKIRESGVTVALVEHDMELVMDICDAIVVLNLGRKLAQGTPREIQENPEVISAYLGEG, encoded by the coding sequence ATGCTTGAGGTTCAGGGAATCACGCAACGTTTTGGTGGGGTCACCGCCCTCGAAGATGTCTCCTTCCGGGTGGCGGATGGGGCCATCACCGGCATCATCGGTCCCAACGGCGCCGGGAAAACCACGCTCTTCAATATTGTGACCGGCATCTATACGCCAACCTGCGGTACGGTGCATCTGCAGGGAAAGAACGTGACCCGTTTCACGCCGGAACGGCTGGCTTCCCTCGGCATGGTCCGTACCTTCCAGAATATCGAGCTCTTCGGCAGGATGACGGTGCTGGAGAATGTGATGGTCGGTCTCCACACGAAAGGGAAGAGTGGCATCATCGCTTCGTCTCTCAGGCTTCCCTGGCAGGTGGCCGAAGAGCGAAGGTTCCGGGAGCGGGCTCTTCACTGGCTCGAATTCACGGGGATCACCGACCTGGCTGACCATGAGGCGGGGAGTCTTCCCTTTGGCAAGGGTCGACTCCTTGAAATCGCCCGGGCAATGGCCCTAGAGCCGAAGGTAATTCTCATGGACGAGCCGGCCGCAGGCCTCAACAGCCGGGAAACCCTTGAGCTGGCGCGTCTCATCCAGAAAATCCGGGAATCGGGTGTCACCGTTGCCCTTGTGGAGCATGACATGGAACTCGTCATGGACATCTGCGACGCCATCGTGGTTCTCAATCTGGGGCGCAAGCTGGCCCAAGGGACGCCGCGGGAAATTCAGGAAAATCCGGAAGTGATATCAGCCTATCTCGGGGAAGGATAG
- a CDS encoding peptidylprolyl isomerase — MPTATARHILVSTEAECLQLKAEIEAGADFAEIARKNSACPSRMQGGDLGAFVPGQMVKEFDEVVFSGEINKVLGPVRTQFGYHLIEITKRW; from the coding sequence ATGCCAACAGCAACCGCCCGTCACATCCTCGTGTCCACCGAAGCCGAATGCCTGCAACTCAAGGCCGAGATAGAAGCCGGCGCCGACTTCGCCGAGATAGCCAGAAAAAATTCCGCGTGCCCGTCGCGCATGCAGGGCGGCGACCTCGGCGCCTTTGTCCCCGGTCAGATGGTCAAAGAGTTCGACGAGGTCGTCTTTTCCGGTGAAATCAACAAGGTTCTCGGACCGGTCAGGACCCAGTTCGGCTATCACCTGATCGAAATCACAAAACGCTGGTAG
- a CDS encoding SseB family protein produces the protein MTQLDEALVTLRQDMRDAKNQSKFYDLFLNSTFFVPILDEQSLAEVVEAPQDGQVLPLVIEAEGNDYLMLFDTRERLQAWTQTDAKSVEVPGHVLAATTMPPLHWALNTGTEYSKQFHPEEIAWLRDAVERCNAEAAGRGDSSKGEVI, from the coding sequence ATGACTCAACTCGATGAGGCGCTGGTTACTCTGCGTCAGGATATGCGCGATGCAAAGAATCAGTCGAAGTTCTACGATCTCTTTCTCAACTCCACTTTTTTCGTTCCCATTCTGGATGAGCAGTCCCTTGCAGAGGTGGTGGAGGCACCGCAGGACGGGCAGGTGCTCCCCCTGGTCATTGAAGCTGAGGGAAATGACTACCTGATGCTCTTCGATACTCGGGAGCGACTTCAGGCCTGGACCCAGACCGACGCCAAAAGCGTGGAGGTACCGGGCCATGTTCTGGCGGCAACCACTATGCCGCCGCTGCACTGGGCGCTCAACACGGGGACCGAGTACTCCAAGCAGTTTCATCCCGAAGAGATCGCCTGGCTCAGGGACGCTGTTGAACGCTGCAACGCCGAGGCAGCCGGGCGAGGTGATTCCTCTAAAGGAGAAGTTATATGA
- a CDS encoding 4Fe-4S dicluster domain-containing protein — protein sequence MTSQYRWGMVVDLDRCTGCGACVVACQAENNVAICGKKEISEGRNMHWLRIERFWVGQYPDVRARFLPVLCQHCHDAPCEPVCPVYASYHNPDGLNGQVYNRCVGTRYCGNNCPYAVRVFNFYNHEWPNPLDNQLSPDMTVRTRGVMEKCTFCIQRIRRAKEDAKSENRTIRDGEIQPACAQTCPTDALVFGNMADPRSRVAILSRSPRRFRLLEHLGTHPSICYLKGGGREHV from the coding sequence ATGACGAGTCAGTACAGATGGGGGATGGTTGTCGACCTTGATCGGTGCACCGGCTGCGGCGCTTGCGTTGTTGCCTGTCAGGCGGAGAACAACGTGGCCATCTGCGGCAAGAAGGAGATATCCGAAGGACGCAACATGCACTGGTTACGCATCGAGCGGTTCTGGGTGGGACAGTATCCGGACGTGCGGGCGCGCTTTCTCCCGGTACTCTGTCAGCACTGTCATGACGCCCCCTGTGAGCCGGTCTGCCCGGTTTATGCCAGCTACCACAACCCCGACGGTCTTAATGGGCAGGTGTACAACCGCTGCGTCGGCACCAGGTACTGCGGTAATAACTGCCCCTATGCCGTAAGAGTCTTCAACTTCTACAACCACGAATGGCCCAACCCCCTCGATAATCAACTTTCTCCGGACATGACCGTGCGTACCCGGGGAGTGATGGAAAAATGCACTTTCTGCATCCAGCGCATCCGAAGGGCCAAGGAAGATGCCAAGTCCGAAAATCGCACCATTCGTGACGGAGAGATACAACCGGCCTGCGCCCAGACCTGTCCAACCGACGCTCTGGTGTTCGGGAACATGGCCGACCCTCGGAGCCGGGTCGCCATCCTTTCCCGCAGCCCCAGGCGCTTCCGGCTGCTGGAGCATCTGGGCACCCACCCCTCGATTTGCTATCTCAAGGGAGGAGGACGCGAGCATGTCTGA